From Daphnia pulicaria isolate SC F1-1A chromosome 4, SC_F0-13Bv2, whole genome shotgun sequence, one genomic window encodes:
- the LOC124336745 gene encoding scavenger receptor cysteine-rich domain superfamily protein-like, which yields MPDLTCKSFTCLSFNHNEGQSECVLSDSNRGLSGQMIYSPGWTYYERKVYSVNCSSNFECPSGKCINQTSVCDGRDDCGDRSDECEIVCQSQLDFQIRLAGSNKTNEGRVEVKVFGRWGAICDDHFSANDANVICRQLGFPLGVQGIPRSKFVENFFNYAFETRGKFHTTKT from the exons ATGCCAG ATCTCACTTGCAAAAGTTTCACTTGTTTATCATTTAATCACAA TGAGGGACAATCGGAGTGCGTTTTGAGCGACAGCAACCGAGGACTGTCGGGCCAAATGATCTATTCGCCGGGCTGGACTTACTACGAGCGCAAAGTTTACTCTGTCAATTGCAGCTCGAATTTTGAATGCCCCAGTGGAAAGTGCATTAATCAGACATCCGTGTGTGATGGACGTGACGACTGTGGGGACCGATCTGACGAATGCGAAATTGTTTGCCAATCTCAACTTGATTTCCAAATTAGATTAGCTGGCTCCAACAAGACCAACGAAGGCCGCGTAGAAGTCAAAG TATTTGGCCGATGGGGAGCTATCTGTGATGACCATTTCAGTGCAAATGATGCCAACGTGATTTGTCGCCAGTTAGGGTTCCCCTTAGGAGTTCAAGGCATCCCTCGC TCCAAATTTGTCGAAAACTTTTTCAATTACGCCTTTGAAACGCGAGGCAAATTCCATACCACGAAAACATag
- the LOC124337992 gene encoding uncharacterized protein LOC124337992 — protein sequence MKSAEELQQKLYFLLERLQEMARKLPLQYQQRMPYELLSGLANCLLNETIFKIVEGLTEIQQVTEKQLLQQRLKLLHRHRAEKESLAKKSPESVTEIEKEQVATHPVELKQADMNLILQLDQLVADQQGTLEKAGVPGFYSTSNPQEIQAMVWGVAYQIGAQDVEKVSKYLDYREKDGYQRTVTTFHPHCNHQPQEPEQITPFVLEFYLATSDNPFYTGQESMDKIARQIVSASGPSGTNREYLYQLATAVRQLVMDDNLPDAIPQHGDPHLFELENLVRALEQAGDNQQGPQ from the exons ATGAAGAGTGCTGAGGAACTACAGCAAAAACTGTACTTTTTGTTGGAACGACTTCAAGAAATGGCCAGGAAACTCCCTTT ACAATATCAACAACGAATGCCATACGAACTGTTATCTGGTCTGGCCAACTGCCTTTTGAATGAGACCATCTTTAAAATTGTAGAGGGTCTAACAGAAATACAGCAGGTGACTGAAAAACAACTCCTTCAGCAACGTTTAAAACTGCTCCACAGACACAGAG CTGAAAAAGAATCCTTGGCCAAAAAATCACCTGAATCTGTAACAGAAATAGAAAAGGAACAAGTAGCCACTCACCCTGTTGAATTAAAGCAAGCTGACATGAACCTCATCCTTCAATTGGACCAGCTAGTTGCAGATCAACAAGGCACACTTGAAAAAGCTG gtGTTCCTGGTTTCTACTCCACTAGCAACCCTCAAGAGATACAA GCAATGGTATGGGGAGTCGCCTACCAAATCGGAGCTCAAGATGTGGAGAAAGTATCAAAGTACTTGGATTACCGAGAGAAAGATGGCTACCAGCGGACTGTCACCACATTCCATCCCCACTGCAACCACCAACCCCAAGAACCAGAACa AATAACTCCGTTTGTATTGGAATTTTACCTCGCGACGAGTGACAATCCGTTCTACACGGGCCAGGAGTCGATGGACAAGATCGCCCGGCAGATAGTTTCGGCCAGCGGGCCGAGTGGCACCAATCGGGAATACCTGTACCAGTTGGCGACGGCAGTGCGACAACTTGTCATGGACGACAACCTGCCGGATGCCATTCCCCAACACGGCGATCCTCATCTGTTTGAGCTGGAAAATCTGGTTCGAGCTTTAGAGCAAGCTGGTGACAATCAACAAGGCCCACAATGA
- the LOC124337984 gene encoding putative glutathione-specific gamma-glutamylcyclotransferase 2: MWVFGYGSLIWKVDFPYDKRVVGYIKGYVRRFWQASIDHRGVPGKPGRVVTLIPSNDPEDKVWGVAYKLPEDQVDEIKGRLDEREKRYQITLDVPFYFKQSACGSAQVQVNFYVAPAFGPLFLGEADAEAMAEQIKSARGPSGDNLDYLAKLWQFMRDEVGADAEEEDAHLTTLYRLCFP; the protein is encoded by the exons ATGTGGGTTTTTGGATACGGATCTTTGATATGGAAAGTTGATTTCCCTTACGACAAACGAGTTGTTGGTTACATCAAAGGTTACGTCAGACGTTTCTGGCAGGCTAGTATCGATCATCGTGGAGTTCCTGGAAAG CCTGGAAGAGTTGTCACTTTGATTCCTTCAAATGATCCGGAG GACAAAGTATGGGGCGTTGCTTACAAACTTCCCGAGGATCAAGTTGACGAAATCAAAGGTCGATTAGATGAACGGGAGAAACGTTACCAAATTACCCTTGACGTGCCATTCTACTTCAAGCAATCCGCTTGCGGATCAGCACAAGTGCAGGTGAATTTCTACGTGGCTCCAGCGTTCGGCCCGCTCTTTCTGGGTGAGGCTGACGCGGAAGCCATGGCTGAGCAGATCAAATCGGCACGAGGACCCAGCGGTGACAATCTGGACTATTTGGCCAAACTCTGGCAGTTTATGAGAGATGAGGTTGGAGCCGACGCCGAAGAGGAAGATGCCCATTTGACGACGCTCTATCGACTTTGTTTCCCTTAA